atgaatgaatctAATATTCCTGAGACCGTGAACACGCCTGGATCGAACCACCATGAAAGCATTTTCCTCGGTTAGTCATACGATTCAATAAGCATAAACAAGTTCATTCTTCCCTTCtagaacaaaagaaactcataTGCTTAAGGCATAGTTAAGCTAGCtaagaagaatgaaaactaTGCCCGACTTAATTACGAAACATACTGATGTTATTTCGTATCCTTTACCAAGAGATGGCAATGTACTACCTACTACCATCGATTCAATATAAAGATGTAACGAGGTCGGTACCAAATAAATGAAGTAAAGCAATTCGAGAGGATGGGAGTTCGTTAAGTACCTCCAACTATAGCGCATACATTTGTCAAGAAGTGGAGGAATGACACGTGCTCCTCGGTGAATGTGACCTATAAcatacaaaacaaaacagcTATAAGAGTAACGAAAAGTTGATCTTCCATTTCATCACAAATTGAACATGTAAGAAAAACCAACCTTGATGGGAGAAAGgtcatagaagaagaaaactgCAGGAAGTGACTGAAGCCGTCCAACTTCTGCAGTCCTTACATGTTCTGTGACAGAGAACTGCAACAATACATGGCTCTCATCTTTATGGCGTTGCCCAAATATATGAAGCATATATGTGGTAACAATTACAATTAATCAGATTTCAGAGTTTACTAATATCAACCTGATTTGACTGGATGGTATTCCCGCTAACGTCCTTGTAAACGGTTGGTACAACCTGCAAAAACAAGACAGCAAATGAAACTCTACTCGGCTTGCTCCAGCTAATATACTAGGAATGATGTGATATATCTTCATTACAataatgttgaggattgttgggagaggagtcccacatcggctaatttaggggttgatcatgagtttataagtaaggaacactatcacaattggtatgaggtcttttggggaaaccaaaagcaaaaccatgagagcttatgctcaaagtggacaatatcataccattgtagagagtcatGGTTCccaacatggtatcagagtcaagccctttaacttagctatgtcaatagaaccctcaaatattgaacaaagaagttgggagccttgaaggtgtagtcaaaagtgactcacgTATCGAATAAAgagtgtattttgttcgagggcttcaggagtcgaacctcgattaaggggaggctgttcgagggctccataggcctcaagggaggctctatggtgtactttgttcaaggggaggattgttgagcattgttgggagaggagtcctacatcggctaattaaggggctcgttatgagtttataaggaatatcatctccattggtatgaggccttttggagaaaccaaaagcaaaaccatccaagtttattctcaaaataatCCAAAAACTAACCTTGATAAAATATTGGTATGTTGCACTTGGTGTTTCTTGCATCCATTGCACGCTTcacaattgaaaaattaaaatatcaaagatAAATGCAAATAAGGTCATAGTACAAGGAGATCTCAACGTGACTAGGAGCTCCAAGAAAAGAAGTGAAAGCCTACCTATCCAGAGGATTCACCACGCCAGGGAAATATTCTCCAAATGATAATCTATTAATCTTGTGACTTATctgagtcagaaaatgtacTTAAATTAGACTGATAATCTAAGAACCCTAACTCAATCTTAGGCATaggttgtttttttataaaatgacaGACCAAGTTTAAAATGTTTCTTACATTGAAGCTGTCCTTTTGGAATGCCAACACATCATGTACATGAACATTCGACTGTTGAAAGCTTTTCCCAGGTGCAAAGTGAAAATTTCCGGCAACCTTATTAACCTCCAAAAATCCATATATATTGCATCCTTCACCATCCTCATCCTTGATCCTTTGGAGAAACCCTTCTCTTTTGCACTGaacatcataaatatttacaaaattatgaTAGTGAATAAGATAAGATCAGCCTTAAAATCATCCTATTAACAGAACACTGAAATCCCTACGGTACTAGGCATATCTTACTGATATTATTACACCGGACGGCAGTacgagaaaattcaaagtcaaCAAGATAACCCTAGAAAAATGATATTCTTGAATTGATGCTCTTTTCATACAACGNaaaaaaaaaaaaaaaaaaaaaaaaaaaaaaaaaaaaaaaaaaaaaagtaatgtgtgatacaaaatatttaataaatagaaaatctcAAAGGTTGCCTAAGACTACTGGATTGTATATAAAAAGGATGGGGTATGCTATTGTTCAATGAAATCTCAATTCAATATTGTCTAGCAAAAATAGGTCTCAAGCTATGGACGTTGTCAAataataatctttaaattaGGGGCAACTATGGGATTATTATGCTTTCAAGATCATATGCAAAAGTTCTCGTGTATCTCAAGAAATTATATCACATAATGCAGGGCGGAAAAACATCACTCTAGCCGCGGAGGTCAAAAGTTCATCCGTCTTCCAACAATGGATGGAAGATCTCACCCATGTCAATTGGTGAAGAAGCTATGCataagatatttatattttaataaagttcaacttctgaaataaaaatgtctcgataagaaaatttaaacatcATGGCCATGCAATAAACTAATGAGGGGGCATGAATACATATGTATAATTAACGCCAGATACTTGAACAAACTTGGAAGCAACTTCAAAATTGTAGGGATAAATAGGAGCCCTCATCCTGACAAACCTGGTCAATCAAATCTGGGTTTGACACAGCCCAACCTTTCTTTCGATAAGCCTCACGAACATCCTCACACGAATTGCAGCAATCATCATCTGCCTGCGAATATAAAGGAtttcaaagtaaaaaaaaggttaagcGAATGAACTGAGAAAGCAGGAGGGAGGATGTAGCACCAACTAGGTTAATCTTCAATGAGGCCCCTCTCAAAGGAAGAAgtggacaaaaagaaaacatacaaaaaccagaagaagaaaaaaagtaaactCAAAATGACATAACGCATAACCAATAGTTTAATTCATCAAGTCATATTAcgtcaattaattttaacaaaataactGGCCATAGCCATAAGATATATAGCCACTTATTGGATTGCACAATCAACCACCAAACAGACTCATGAACTTCTATAAGATTTTCTGACACATCAACTATTTAGAGGTAGTCAAGCAACTAGGAAACTATATTTAACAATCAATTAAGTcatatgagaaaaaaaataaattcttttgTGAGCTTTACACTGAAAGTTCGGTTATCcataaaaaagatatttaaaaaaaaaaaggatgaagaAGGTCATACTGATTCAGCTCCGTAGCAGGAACCACAATATGTCTCATTATGCTCAAGCCTGCCACCATGTTTCTGTAAGGGCTTCTCTAGCTGTGCCAAagtcaaaacgaacaatagCAAAAAAGACAATTAAATAACAGAAGTAAAGCCTGATTCACAAAATGCATATGTATGGACGGATAGTTTTATTGATTGGATTAAAGATCAAATAGTTTTATTGATTGGATTAAAGATCAAACTGTTGAAGATGTCCATTGCTATAGAAATTTGCATCAAAATTAAGCTAGACaattaaaatggaaacaaaaactGGCACAAGTCAAGATATTTGTATACAAGTTTCTTGCTGGCCTTTGTTTTCTCAAAAATGGTTATATGTTACAAAATTTCTAGACGTGTTCTCTACCACTGCAAGCACCATTGATTCTTAACCTTCCATCACCTAAAAACACTAAAAATCTTTCACATAAACATGCATGTGTGTAAACCATCATATATCATGTTGCATCCAGTCCATCCTACGTTCTTTCTCATCCTATTGGTTTGCTTGAATTGTAGATTAAGcacaatattattttcatctcATCACTGCAGCAAAAGGTCAACTTTAAATCATTAATCATCATTGCTTGGATTGTAGAGTTTTAGTCTAATGGTGCCGCAAATAAACCACTCTAATTGGCTGGCTTTGGATTGATCCAACACTCAATAAACGCAACCACAGATAACAGTAATCAATTTATCacttcttaaaaaatttatgccaatctaaaaatacatattatcCAAAGCACAGTCAATGGTGACTAGATGAGAGAGTTTCTCCAGTTGAACTATCATCCCTAACGTAGCACAGATTAGATTAGCTCCATATGGTCCCACAAATGGCCAGAGAGAGGGGAAGGAATAGAAGGAATTTAAATTGTCATCACATTACAAACCTTAGGAGCACCAATCCCATCTGGTCTAGCTTCAATAGCATTGCCATGTGAGTCCAACCTTTTTTTGATTATGTCATGCTTCTGCATACAGGGAAAACAATATGTAAATCTTGCACCACACGCACAGACATGCATTACGCAGCTCAATTTcagataattaatatattttgggAAAGGAGAGAAACAGAAAAGTAACCATACGCACCACGTCTAAGTGTTGCTCTCCACTGATGTCCATTGCATCAAGACTTAATAAAGAACAAGGAAGTGCAGGAAAGGTAACATCAAACTGCaaataaaaatggagaaaatgtATAGATTAACAAAGAAAAGTTTATGCATAACACTAGAAACATCGAGAAACAATGTACGACATAGTTACACTTGGGATAACAACCGAGAAGAGCAAATGACATGCCCACActtgaaaactaaattattcTCCACGAAAAGGTAAAGCAAGAGAAGAATAATAACATCCCGAAATGcttcaaaataatgaaaatataaacacaATATCTATACAAAATTAGGAAATGGTAAGTTACATTGATACGTAGGGTTTCTCCTCTTGATGTATCGACTACGAGCTTTGTTTCTGTCACAGCATGGAGATACAACCCTACAACAAATGTGAGTTTCAAGTGTATTAGCAGTTAAAGAAAGCAAATCTATAAAGTATATACTCAAACAGAAACAGCaagaaaacagaaattaaTGAGGGCATGATATATTGGTAATCTTATGGCCTGAACTTTGATAAAGAACATATGAATCAAGAAGTAAACTCTGATGATAATGTATAATTCCGATGAAATCTTGTCTGCTGAACCAAGAGGAATGACAAGGAAAAAACTAATGGCGCCAACAAAAGTCAGACAGGGGCTTGCCCAATGCAGCCTGGGACTCGAAAATGTACATAGAACAGAACAGattcaagagaaaaatatatatataataaatttcaattgaaATACACATTATGATGAGATCAAGATTCAATTATGAATGTACAGAACAAACGCGCAGGCAGCATAAAATTGATAGATAGGGAAAACCTACGTAGCTCGGAAATGAATAGCAAGAGCATGACAACAGAAGACGCAAGCGTAATAACGCCACCGGAGAGCGTTCGGCTGTAGAAATCCTCATTAATTTTAGGGTAAGCATCCAAGTTTCGAAGTTTGCTGATTATATTATCCATGTCCAGCCTCTAATTCTCCGATCCGACGCAGCAGCCAAGAAGATAGAGATCCCGGTGTTCGATCTatccaaatcaaaattaagaacaCAACGAGATCAATGGaggataattttgaaaaattcaaacccCCCGCCCAGACAGAAACTCCGATTCTTCCCGGGAAATGACGGGACAATTGGGATTTGAGAATTGAACACGGCGGAGACCCAAGGGAATATGATCTAAAACGAGAAACCGAGCTCCGTGTTTCCCTGGATATAGGGATTGGGTCTTCGTCTCCGATTGGAAAATCTGCAGACCGTGAATCTTTAGGATCTTT
The nucleotide sequence above comes from Cucurbita pepo subsp. pepo cultivar mu-cu-16 chromosome LG11, ASM280686v2, whole genome shotgun sequence. Encoded proteins:
- the LOC111805730 gene encoding endoplasmic reticulum-Golgi intermediate compartment protein 3-like; protein product: MDNIISKLRNLDAYPKINEDFYSRTLSGGVITLASSVVMLLLFISELRLYLHAVTETKLVVDTSRGETLRINFDVTFPALPCSLLSLDAMDISGEQHLDVKHDIIKKRLDSHGNAIEARPDGIGAPKLEKPLQKHGGRLEHNETYCGSCYGAESADDDCCNSCEDVREAYRKKGWAVSNPDLIDQCKREGFLQRIKDEDGEGCNIYGFLEVNKVAGNFHFAPGKSFQQSNVHVHDVLAFQKDSFNISHKINRLSFGEYFPGVVNPLDSVQWMQETPSATYQYFIKVVPTVYKDVSGNTIQSNQFSVTEHVRTAEVGRLQSLPAVFFFYDLSPIKVTFTEEHVSFLHFLTNVCAIVGGVFTVSGILDSFIYHGQKVIKKKMELGKFS